One Hypanus sabinus isolate sHypSab1 chromosome 4, sHypSab1.hap1, whole genome shotgun sequence genomic region harbors:
- the LOC132392924 gene encoding C-X-C chemokine receptor type 2-like has translation MDVLNFDFDYIDFADVFDNYTNAEPVLTDQNSSPCRTVNFGNWVNVMLAIVCILVCFLAVTGNLVVMIVILHNRRSTSSTDIYLLHLATADLLFAVSLPFWAVDAMFGWVFGDAMCKVVSMLQEVNFYSGILLLACISVDRYLAIVHSTQSHRQKRPFLIKLVCVVVWVLSILLSLPILYKGKFDYYGRVLCYELLEGESIAIWKNSTRFLRHIIGFLIPLGIMIFCYSVTILRLCQTKGFQKQKAMKVIIAVVLAFLICWLPHNITVFVDTLMRSKLIAETCDRRNLIDRALSVTRILGFLHCCINPILYGFIGLKFRRNLLNLLADKGLISQHAKTHYKRSVSSSSESGFGSSAI, from the coding sequence ATGGATGTCCTGAACTTTGATTTTGATTATATAGACTTTGCGGATGTGTTTGATAATTACACAAACGCAGAACCTGTACTTACTGATCAGAACTCCAGTCCTTGCCGCACTGTAAATTTTGGAAACTGGGTCAATGTCATGTTGGCCATTGTCTGCATCCTGGTGTGTTTCCTCGCCGTGACAGGGAACCTGGTGGTGATGATCGTCATTCTTCACAATCGGCGCTCAACATCATCCACGGACATCTACCTGCTCCATCTGGCCACGGCTGACCTGCTCTTTGCCGTCTCTCTGCCCTTCTGGGCAGTGGATGCCATGTTTGGGTGGGTGTTTGGCGATGCCATGTGTAAGGTTGTCAGCATGCTCCAGGAGGTGAACTTTTACAGTGGCATCCTGTTGCTGGCCTGCATCAGTGTTGACCGTTACCTCGCCATCGTCCACTCTACCCAGTCCCACAGACAGAAGCGGCCATTCCTGATCAAACTGGTCTGTGTTGTCGTGTGGGTGctgtccattctcctgtctttacCCATCCTCTACAAGGGCAAGTTCGACTACTATGGAAGAGTCCTGTGTTACGAGTTACTGGAGGGTGAATCCATCGCAATCTGGAAAAACAGCACCAGGTTCTTGCGTCACATCATTGGGTTTCTCATCCCTCTGGGAATCATGATCTTCTGCTACAGCGTCaccatcctcagactgtgtcagACAAAGGGTTTCCAGAAGCAGAAAGCCATGAAGGTCATTATCGCCGTGGTGCTTGCATTTCTCATTTGCTGGCTGCCCCACAATATCACCGTGTTTGTTGACACTCTGATGAGAAGCAAGCTCATCGCCGAGACTTGTGACAGGCGCAATCTCATCGACCGGGCTCTGTCTGTGACTCGGATTCTGGGATTCCTGCACTGCTGCATTAATCCAATCTTATACGGCTTCATTGGGCTCAAATTCCGGAGGAACTTACTCAACCTTTTGGCTGATAAAGGACTTATTAGTCAACATGCAAAAACACATTATAAGCGATCGGTGTCCTCTTCCTCTGAATCTGGATTCGGTTCTTCTGCAATATAG